The following are encoded in a window of Kitasatospora fiedleri genomic DNA:
- a CDS encoding DUF4232 domain-containing protein — MTGDATRTVVVELKNRSGKDCAISGYAGVDLQTSAGPLSAERSGEPVVAGVLKSGKSTYFGIGYPANTSGGSGIRITGLVVTPPDETQSVTLPWPGAASLPVTDGSGTPVQVGPVGSAGQGE, encoded by the coding sequence ATCACCGGCGACGCCACCCGCACCGTCGTGGTCGAGCTGAAGAACCGCAGCGGCAAGGACTGCGCGATCTCCGGGTACGCGGGCGTCGACCTCCAGACCTCGGCGGGCCCGCTGTCCGCCGAGCGCTCCGGCGAGCCGGTCGTCGCGGGCGTCCTGAAGAGCGGCAAGTCGACCTACTTCGGCATCGGTTACCCGGCCAACACCTCGGGCGGCTCCGGCATCCGGATCACCGGCCTGGTGGTGACCCCGCCGGACGAGACCCAGTCGGTCACCCTGCCCTGGCCGGGCGCCGCCTCGCTGCCCGTCACGGACGGCAGCGGGACCCCGGTGCAGGTCGGCCCGGTGGGAAGCGCCGGCCAGGGCGAGTGA
- a CDS encoding ATP-binding protein translates to MEGHDPALRAVGWARTLPVSSGVRAGRSWARRHLDELGWTAHASETADAVILTISELITNAHLHARSDANLVLTWDGSCLYVSVHDDSPRMPRPREAGADATSGRGMALVDSLADDWQARPDGRGKTVIASFHPTNCAEHQGD, encoded by the coding sequence ATGGAAGGACACGACCCCGCACTGCGGGCCGTGGGTTGGGCGCGGACACTGCCCGTGTCCAGCGGCGTACGAGCCGGGCGCTCCTGGGCCCGCCGACACCTCGACGAACTCGGCTGGACGGCCCACGCATCCGAGACCGCCGACGCGGTCATCCTCACCATCTCCGAACTCATCACCAACGCCCACCTGCACGCCCGCAGCGACGCCAACCTCGTCCTCACCTGGGACGGCTCCTGCCTGTACGTCAGCGTGCACGACGACTCCCCGCGGATGCCGCGCCCGCGCGAGGCCGGGGCCGACGCCACCTCCGGCCGGGGGATGGCGCTGGTGGACAGCCTCGCCGACGACTGGCAGGCCCGGCCCGACGGGCGGGGGAAGACCGTCATCGCCTCCTTCCACCCGACCAACTGCGCCGAACACCAAGGCGATTGA